Proteins found in one Lycium ferocissimum isolate CSIRO_LF1 chromosome 6, AGI_CSIRO_Lferr_CH_V1, whole genome shotgun sequence genomic segment:
- the LOC132061402 gene encoding alpha-dioxygenase 1-like — MIGSANLVGSTFYFDTFSMLDYNNDSHTCLLPSVGKNVYIIDSGVTDHMTSDKTILSNLTPLLVPYLVALPNGYKAKYNLISVHKLITQFHCMVLFTSVSCILIRDLSMRMLLDLGKLDQGLYKLLHDKIVIPVSTASSLFLPDSVLHSSTSTKPTSNIILKKPDPVVVATKLLARKKFVDTGKQFNMIAASWIQFMILDWIDHLDGSAIYGSNVEVLKKVRTFKDGKLKLSADELLEQDENGKIISGDVRNTWTGLLTLQTLFVQKKYSDLDDEDLYRRARLVTSAIIAKVHTMDWTVELLKLRQRLQHYVPIGKKFKDTFGHVGGSILGSCVGLKKPENHGVPYYLTEEFDPNGRSNRGEGEKNLSRTELTKQMVSMGHQACGALELWNYPIRMRDLVTQDIEGNDRPDHIDLAALESKDRERSVARYNEFRREDLTDNEEAIKTLREVYGDDVEELDLLVGITAEKKIKGFAISDTAFFIFLLMASTRLEADKSFTSNCNEETYTKKGREWVNTTESLKDVLIDHHYPEMTEKWMNFSCAFFV; from the exons ATGATAGGATCTGCCAACCTTGTTGGTAGCACTTTCTATTTTGATACTTTTTCTATGCTTGATTATAATAATGATTCTCATACATGCTTGTTGCCTAGTGTTGGTAAGAATGTTTATATTATAGATAGTGGTGTCACTGATCACATGACATCTGATAAAACCATTCTTTCTAACCTTACACCTCTTCTTGTTCCTTATTTGGTAGCTTTGCCTAATGGCTACAAGGCAAAG TACAATTTGATTTCTGTGCACAAACTTATTACGCAATTTCATTGCATGGTCTTATTCACTTCTGTTTCTTGTATTCTTATACGGGACCTTTCCATGAGGATGCTTCTGGATCTTGGTAAATTGGACCAAGGACTCTATAAGCTTCTTCACGACAAGATTGTCATACCTGTTTCTACTGCTTCTAGCTTATTTCTTCCTGATAGTGTGCTTCATTCTTCTACTAGTACTAAGCCTACATCTAACATAATT TTAAAGAAGCCAGATCCAGTGGTAGTAGCAACAAAGCTGCTAGCACGAAAAAAATTCGTGGACACAGGAAAACAATTTAACATGATTGCTGCTTCTTGGATACAATTTATGATTCTTGATTGGATTGACCACTT GGATGGAAGTGCTATTTATGGGAGCAACGTagaggttttgaagaaagtgaGAACATTTAAAGATGGAAAGTTAAAACTATCAGCAGATGAGCTCCTTGAACAagatgaaaatggaaaaatcATCTCTGGTGATGTTCGCAACACTTGGACAGGACTTTTGACATTGCAGACGCTCTTTGTTCAA AAAAAATATTCAGATTTGGACGATGAAGACTTGTATCGTCGTGCAAGGCTGGTGACTTCTGCTATCATTGCAAAAGTTCATACCATGGATTGGACTGTTGAGCTTCTCAAACTGAGACAACGCTTGCAGCACTACGTACCAATTG GAAAGAAGTTTAAAGATACATTTGGGCATGTTGGAGGTTCCATTTTGGGTAGTTGTGTGGGATTGAAGAAACCTGAGAATCATGGCGTGCCTTATTACTTGACAGAGGAGTTT GATCCCAATGGGAGATCTAATAGGGGGGAAGGAGAAAAGAATTTATCACGAACTGAACTTACTAAGCAAATGGTTTCAATGGGCCACCAAGCTTGTGGTGCTCTTGAGCTTTGGAATTATCCAATACGGATGAGGGATCTTGTTACCCAAGACATTGAAGGGAATGATAGGCCAGATCATATTGACCTTGCAGCTCTTGAAAGTAA GGACAGAGAAAGGAGTGTTGCTAGATACAATGAATTTCGCAGGGAAGATCTGACGGATAATGAGGAAGCCATTAAAACTCTCCGtgaagtatatggtgatgatgTAGAAGAATTGGATCTATTAGTGGGGATAACGGCAGAGAAAAAGATCAAGGGTTTTGCCATCTCCGACACTGCCTTTTTCATATTCCTGCTCATGGCATCAAC GAGGCTCGAAGCAGATAAATCTTTCACTAGCAATTGCAACGAGGAGACATACACAAAGAAAGGACGGGAATGGGTGAATACAACTGAAAGCTTGAAAGATGTGTTGATAGATCATCATTATCCAGAGATGACTGAAAAATGGATGAATTTCAGTTGCGCATTCTTTGTGTAG